The nucleotide sequence GGACCGGTCGACGATGGTCACCGCCGAGGAGATCCTCGCCGCGCTGCGGGCCGAGTTCACCCTGTTGCCCGACCCGGCCGAGCGGGGCGGGACGCCGGCCGAGACGTGGCTGGTGGAAGGTTGGACGGACACCGCCGGCCGGCCGGCCCGGGTGGGTGTGATCGGCAGCGTGACCCGGCCGTTCTGCGGGGACTGCGACCGGACCCGGCTCACCGCCGACGGACAGGTCCGGAACTGCCTCTTCGCCACCGACGAGTCCGACCTACGGGCGGCACTGCGCGGCGGCGCCTCCGACGACGAACTCGCGCAGCGGTGGGGGGCGGCGATGTGGGGCAAGCGGGCCGGGCACGGCATCGACGACCCGACGTTCCTGCAACCGGCCCGGCCGATGTCGGCGATCGGCGGCTGACGATGACTACCGCACCCACCCTGGTCGTACGCTACTTCGCCGCCGCGCGGGCCGCTGCCGGCGTACCCGAGGAGACCGTGCCCGGCGTCGGCAGCCTCGACGCGCTCGCCGGTGCGCTGGCCGACCGGCACGGTGCCCGGCTGGCCACCGTGCTGACCATGGCGAGTTTCCTGGTCGACGGCGTGGCCTGGCACGACCGGCGGGCGCCGCTGCCGGCCGGCGCGACGGTCGACGTGCTGCCTCCGTTCGCGGGCGGCTGAGGCGCCCGTGCTGGCTCTGCTCGGTTTCGTCGGCACGTTGACCCTGGTCATCGGCCTGATCCATCTCTACCTGTGGAAGCGGCTGGTCCGGGACACCACCCGGCCCGGGCGCTGGCGGCGGGCCGGCGGGGTGGCCGTACTGGTGCTGGCCGTGCTCACCCCGGCGACCCTGGTCGGCACCCGGCAGGGCTACTACTGGCTGGCCTGGCCGGGCTACCTCTGGCTGGCCGTGATGTTCTACCTGCTCGTCCTGCTGGCCGTGCTGGAGATCCCGATGCTGGCCGCCCGGTTGGTCCTGCGCCGCCGCGGTGTCCGGGCGGCCACGCCCGCACCGGCCGGCGCCACCTCGCCCGCACCGTCGACCCCGGCCCCACCACCGACCCTGGACCTGCTGCCGACCGCGGGCGCGACGCCGGCCGGGGACGCCACGCCTGCTCCGGACGCGCCGCCGACCCCGGACGCACCGCCGGCCCTCGACGCGCCGCCGACCCCGGACGCGCCGCCGGAAGCCGGCCACGACCCGGGACGGCGGCTGCTGCTCGCCCGGGGCGCCGCCATCTTCGCCGGGCTCACCGCGGCCGGGATCGTCGGGTACGGCGTCCGCACCGCCCTCGGCCCGCCACAGGTCGACCGGGTGCGGATCCCGCTGGCCAAGCTCCCCCGGAGCATGGACGGGCTGCGGATCGCCACCGTCTCCGACATCCACATCGGACCGTTGACCGGCCGGGCGCACACCGAGCGGATCGTGTCGATCATCAACCGGCTCGACGCCGCCCTGGTGGCGGTGGTCGGTGACCTCGTCGACGGCACGGTCGGCGAACTCGGTCCCGCCGCCGCACCTTTGCGTGACCTGCGGTCCCGGTACGGCAACTTCTTCGTCACCGGCAACCACGAGTACTACTCCGGGGTCGAGGAGTGGGTGGTCGAGCTGGACCGGCTCGGGCTGCGGGTGTTACAGAACCGCCGCGCGGAGATCCTGGCCCGGGGCGGCGCCCTCGACCTCGCCGGAGTGAACGACCCGACCGGTGGGGAACTCGGTTCCGCCCAGGGTCCCGACTTCGAGGCGGCGCTCGGCGGCCGGGATCCGGGCCGGCCGGTGGTGCTGCTCGCGCACCAGCCGGTGAACGTGCACGAGGCGGCGAAGCACGGCGTCGACCTGCAACTCTCCGGGCACACCCACGGTGGCCAGATCGTGCCGTTCAATTTGCTGGTCGCGTTGCAGCAGCCGGTCGTCTCCGGGCACGCCACCGTCGACGGCACCCAGCTCTACGTCACAAACGGCGCTGGCTTCTGGGGTCCGCCGGTCCGGGTCGGCGCCCCGCCCCAGGTCACCCTGGTCGAACTCCGCTCGACAGCCTGACCGTCCGCGCCGCCGGAGAGGTCCCCAAGATTCTTGTTGAACCAGGGTTCGTGGCGGACCACGGTTCAACAAGAATCTTGCGCCGCCGTGGTTCGCGGCGGAGCGATCGGCCGAGAGGTGGTTTGGTGGGGCGGGAAATCACACTCCTGCGTGGCGGCACGCGACCGCGAAGCGGATCGTGACAGGATGCGGCGTGTCTCCGTTGCGCGCCGCACCCGCTGACGGCTCCCCCTCCGCCGCCGTGCCCTTCGTCGCCGACCTGCACATCCACTCGAAATACTCCCGCGCGTGCAGCCGTGACCTGACCATGCCGAACCTCGCCTGGTGGGCCCGGCGCAAGGGGATCAGCCTGCTCGGCACCGGTGACTTCACCCACCCCGCCTGGTACGAGCACCTGCGCGAGTCGCTGCACCCGGCCGAGCCGGGCCTCTACCGGCTCAGCCCGGAGGCGGAGCGGGACATCGCCCGCCGGCTGCCGCCCCGACTGGCCAGCGTCGCCGAGGCCAGCCCGATGCGGTACATGCTCAGCGTCGAGATCTCCACGATCTACAAGCGGGACGACCGGACCCGCAAGGTGCACCACCTGATCTACCTGCCCGATCTGGACGCGGTGGCCCGGTTCAACAGCACGCTCGGCCGGATCGGCAACATCGGCTCCGACGGCCGGCCGATCCTCGGCCTCGACTCCCGCGACCTGCTGGAAATCGTCCTGGAGGCGAGCCCGGACGGATATCTCGTCCCGGCGCACATCTGGACCCCGTGGTTCTCCGCGCTCGGCTCGAAGTCCGGCTTCGACGCGATCGCGGACTGCTACGCCGACCTCGCCGAGCACATCTTCGCGGTCGAGACCGGCCTCTCCTCCGACCCGGAGATGAACTGGCGGGTCTCCAGCCTGGACCGCTACCGGCTGGTCTCCAACTCGGACGCGCACTCGCCACCGGCGCTGGCCCGGGAGGCGACCCTCTTCGCCACCGACCTCGACTACTACGCGGTCCGGGCGGCACTGCGCACCGGGGACGGGCTGGCCGGCACCATCGAGTTCTTCCCCGAGGAGGGGAAGTACCACGCGGACGGGCACCGGCTCTGCGGGGTCAACTGGGAACCGCAGCGGACCCGGGAGGCGGGCGGGCGCTGCCCGGAGTGCGGCAAGCCGCTCACGGTCGGCGTACTGAGCCGGGTCGAGGATCTGGCCGACCGGCCGGACGGGCACCGGCCGGCGAACGCGCCCCGGGTGACCCACCTGATCCAGCTCGCCGAGATCCTCGGCGAGATCAACGGGGTCGGGCCGAAGTCGAAGACCGTGGAGGGGCAGCTCAACACCCTGGTCGCCGGCCTCGGTGCCGAGCTGGACATCCTCACCGTCAGCCCGGTCGACGAGATCCGCCGGGTCGGCGGGGAACCGCTCGCCGAGGCGATCACCCGACTCCGGCGCGGCCAGGTACGCCGGATCCCCGGCTACGACGGCGAGTACGGTGTGATCACCCTCTTCGAGCCCGGCGAACTGCCCGCCGGCTCGGGTGGCGGCGGTCGGGGTGGGACCGGTCGGGGTGGTGCCGCCGGGCAGGCGGAGACGCTCTTCGCGGACACGCTCTTCGACGTACCCGTGCCGCGACAGCGACCGCCCGCGGAGCCGAAGGCAGCGGCCAGGGCCGACGGTCCGGCGGAGCCGGCGCCGGCCGCCCCGACGGTGTCGCGGCGTCGCCCCCGGGCCGCCGCCGTGCCGGCCGAGCCGGCACCGCCGCTCGCGCCGTCGCCGTCGCCGCACGAGCCGTTCGAGCCGATGCTCGCCGGCATGGAGGAGGTCGGCACCGGGCTGCTGGACCGGCTGGACGCGATGCAGCGGGTCGCCGCCTCCGCCCCCGGCGGGCCGCTGCTGATCGTCGCCGGGCCGGGCACCGGCAAGACCCGGACCCTCACCCACCGGATCGCGTACCTCTGTGCCGAGCTGAACGTCTATCCGGAACACTGCCTGGCGATCACCTTCACCCGGCGGGCCGCCGAGGAGCTGCGGCACCGGCTGGACGGGCTGCTCGGGCCGGTCGCCGAGGACGTCACCGTCGGCACCTTCCACTCGCTCGGCCTGACCATCCTGCGGGAGAACGCCCGCGCCGCCGGACTGCCCGACGACTTCCGGATCGCCGACGACACCGAGCGGGCGACCGCGCGGGCCGAGGCCGGCGACGACGACGCCACGTACCTGAAACTGCTCCGCGCCGCCGACCTGGTGGACCTGGACGAGCTGGTCGGCCTGCCGGTGGCGCTGCTGCGCGACGACCCGGAGCTGGTCGAGCGGTACCGGGACCGGTGGCGGTGGATCTTCGTCGACGAGTACCAGGACGTGGACGCGACGCAGTACGAGCTGCTCCGGCTGCTCAGCCCGGCCGACGGCAACCTCTGCGCGATCGGCGACCCGGACCAGGCGATCTACGCGTTCCGGGGCGCCGACGTGACGTACTTCCTGCGCTTCTCGCAGGACTTCGTGGACGCCCGGCTGGTCCGGCTGACCCGCAACTACCGGTCGTCGGCGCCGATCCTGGCCGCCGCCGTGCAGGCGATCGCACCGTCCACCCTGGTCCGGGGCCGCCGGCTCGACCCGGCCCGGCTCGACCCGGAGGCACCGCTGGTCGGCCGCTATCCGGCGGCCTCCGTCGCGGACGAGGCCGATTTCGTGGTACGCACCGTCGACGAACTCGTCGGTGGGCTGTCGCACCGCTCCCTCGACTCCGGCCGGATCGACGGGCGCACCTCGAACGTCTCGTTCTCCGACATCGCGGTGCTGTACCGCACCGACGCGCAGGCGGCACCGATCCTGGACGCGCTCGTCCGGGCGAACATCCCGGTGCAGAAGCGCTCGCACAACCGGCTGCGGGACCGGCCCGGCGTCTCGGTGATCGCCCGCGAGCTGCGGCACGCCGACGGTCTCGGCGGCTCGGTCGCCGCCCGGGTGCGCCTGGCCGGGCAGGTACTCGCCGACCGGCACGCCACGCCCACCCTGGACGCCACCGGCGGGATCGGCCCGGACGACATCTGGACCGCCGCCGACCTGCTCACCCCGCTCGCCCGGCGCTGCGGCGACGACCTGGAGCTGTTCATCTCCCAGCTGGCCACCGGTGCCGAGGTGGACGCCCTCGACCCGCGCGCCGAGGCGGTCACCCTGCTCACCCTGCACGCCGCCAAGGGCCTGGAGTTCCCGGTGGTCTTCCTGCCCGGCTGCGAGGACGGGCTGCTGCCGCTGCGTTTCCCTGGCTCGACCCCGACCGACGACGAGGTGGCGGAGGAGCGGCGGCTCTTCTTCGTCGGGCTGACCCGGGCACAGGACCGGCTCTACCTCAGTCACGTCGGCCGGCGGCTGCGGCACGGCCAGGAGCGGGATTGCGTACCGTCGCCGTTCCTCGACGCGATCGATGCCGGGCTCTTCGAGCGGCTCGGCGACAGCGCTCCGCGCCGGCCGAGGGACCGCCAGCTCCGACTACTCTGACCAGCGTCAAGCGGTGAGGAGCACCGCGCCGAGGGTGCCGGTGAGCATTGCCGGGCCGTGCGGCAGGTGGTCGTGCCGGCCGATCCGGCCCAGCCGGAGCAGCACGGCGGCGTAGCCGCTGGCCAGCAGCAGGCCGGCCAGTGCACCGGTCAGGGTGGTGCTCCAGCCGTACCAGCCGGTGGCGAAGCCGAGTCCGAGTGCGAGCTTGGCGTCGCCGGGGCCCAGCCCGGCGGGCGAGAGCAGGACCAGCCCGGCGTACCCCACGGCCAGCGCCAGTGCGCAGGCCGCCGCCACCGCGTACCGGGCGAACTGGTCGGAGGTGGCCGACGCCGCCCCGAGCAGCCCGGCGAGACCGGCCGCGGCGGGCAGGGTCAGCCGGTCGGGGAGTCGTCGCACCGCCACGTCGACGAAGCCGAGCACGATTCCGAAGCCGGCGAGCCACAGGTAGCCGAGCAGCGGAAGTACGCCGTCGACCCGGGCGGCGAGTGCGGCGAACACGACGGCGCCGACGGCCGCGACCAGCCCGGCGCGCGGGCCGGCGGAAGAGGTGCACCGGAGAACCTGCCGGCGCAGCAGCGGCCCGAGCAGTACTCCGAGGAGCCCGGCCGCCGCCACGACCGTCAGTGAGTTTGGCGCGCTTCCGGGAGGTGGGGTCATCGACGGTCACGCTACGGTGACCACAGCGGGCCGCTCCCCGGTGGGGGTGAGCCTCTTCCCGATCCGTACCAGGAGG is from Micromonospora sp. WMMD1102 and encodes:
- a CDS encoding MoaD/ThiS family protein, encoding MTTAPTLVVRYFAAARAAAGVPEETVPGVGSLDALAGALADRHGARLATVLTMASFLVDGVAWHDRRAPLPAGATVDVLPPFAGG
- a CDS encoding metallophosphoesterase, which encodes MLALLGFVGTLTLVIGLIHLYLWKRLVRDTTRPGRWRRAGGVAVLVLAVLTPATLVGTRQGYYWLAWPGYLWLAVMFYLLVLLAVLEIPMLAARLVLRRRGVRAATPAPAGATSPAPSTPAPPPTLDLLPTAGATPAGDATPAPDAPPTPDAPPALDAPPTPDAPPEAGHDPGRRLLLARGAAIFAGLTAAGIVGYGVRTALGPPQVDRVRIPLAKLPRSMDGLRIATVSDIHIGPLTGRAHTERIVSIINRLDAALVAVVGDLVDGTVGELGPAAAPLRDLRSRYGNFFVTGNHEYYSGVEEWVVELDRLGLRVLQNRRAEILARGGALDLAGVNDPTGGELGSAQGPDFEAALGGRDPGRPVVLLAHQPVNVHEAAKHGVDLQLSGHTHGGQIVPFNLLVALQQPVVSGHATVDGTQLYVTNGAGFWGPPVRVGAPPQVTLVELRSTA
- a CDS encoding UvrD-helicase domain-containing protein → MSPLRAAPADGSPSAAVPFVADLHIHSKYSRACSRDLTMPNLAWWARRKGISLLGTGDFTHPAWYEHLRESLHPAEPGLYRLSPEAERDIARRLPPRLASVAEASPMRYMLSVEISTIYKRDDRTRKVHHLIYLPDLDAVARFNSTLGRIGNIGSDGRPILGLDSRDLLEIVLEASPDGYLVPAHIWTPWFSALGSKSGFDAIADCYADLAEHIFAVETGLSSDPEMNWRVSSLDRYRLVSNSDAHSPPALAREATLFATDLDYYAVRAALRTGDGLAGTIEFFPEEGKYHADGHRLCGVNWEPQRTREAGGRCPECGKPLTVGVLSRVEDLADRPDGHRPANAPRVTHLIQLAEILGEINGVGPKSKTVEGQLNTLVAGLGAELDILTVSPVDEIRRVGGEPLAEAITRLRRGQVRRIPGYDGEYGVITLFEPGELPAGSGGGGRGGTGRGGAAGQAETLFADTLFDVPVPRQRPPAEPKAAARADGPAEPAPAAPTVSRRRPRAAAVPAEPAPPLAPSPSPHEPFEPMLAGMEEVGTGLLDRLDAMQRVAASAPGGPLLIVAGPGTGKTRTLTHRIAYLCAELNVYPEHCLAITFTRRAAEELRHRLDGLLGPVAEDVTVGTFHSLGLTILRENARAAGLPDDFRIADDTERATARAEAGDDDATYLKLLRAADLVDLDELVGLPVALLRDDPELVERYRDRWRWIFVDEYQDVDATQYELLRLLSPADGNLCAIGDPDQAIYAFRGADVTYFLRFSQDFVDARLVRLTRNYRSSAPILAAAVQAIAPSTLVRGRRLDPARLDPEAPLVGRYPAASVADEADFVVRTVDELVGGLSHRSLDSGRIDGRTSNVSFSDIAVLYRTDAQAAPILDALVRANIPVQKRSHNRLRDRPGVSVIARELRHADGLGGSVAARVRLAGQVLADRHATPTLDATGGIGPDDIWTAADLLTPLARRCGDDLELFISQLATGAEVDALDPRAEAVTLLTLHAAKGLEFPVVFLPGCEDGLLPLRFPGSTPTDDEVAEERRLFFVGLTRAQDRLYLSHVGRRLRHGQERDCVPSPFLDAIDAGLFERLGDSAPRRPRDRQLRLL
- a CDS encoding prepilin peptidase translates to MTPPPGSAPNSLTVVAAAGLLGVLLGPLLRRQVLRCTSSAGPRAGLVAAVGAVVFAALAARVDGVLPLLGYLWLAGFGIVLGFVDVAVRRLPDRLTLPAAAGLAGLLGAASATSDQFARYAVAAACALALAVGYAGLVLLSPAGLGPGDAKLALGLGFATGWYGWSTTLTGALAGLLLASGYAAVLLRLGRIGRHDHLPHGPAMLTGTLGAVLLTA